From the genome of Streptomyces sp. NBC_01317, one region includes:
- a CDS encoding galactose-binding domain-containing protein codes for MRSLRRRWRFLSTAVATSLLMVGWPSLAASAADGPNIAAGRTAAANATTGNGTARSVTDGNQSTYWEGNGKSAQWVQSDLGSSKRIDEVTLKLPAGWESRKQTLSLQGSADGTSFSTLKSSATYSFSKGAGNKVTVAFPATKARYVRADFTGNSAGKKAQLSELEVHAAAAASVNLALGKTLTASSFTQVYGPGNANDGNKATYWESNNNAFPQWIQADLGSSVGVNQVVLRLPDGWGARDQTLKVQGSTNNSAFTDLTASKAYTFNSAGANSVTISFDTTTQRYVRILITANTQQPGGQLSELEVYGPETGDTTAPSAPTELTYTEPASGQIRLSWRPSTDNTGVTGYDIYANNQLRSSVAGNVTTFTDNQPASATVAYYVRAKDAAGNVSGNSNTVTRAGASGDTQAPTAPANLAFTEPASGQIRLAWGASSDNTGVTGYDVYANNTLRGSVAGNVLTYTDTQSAGATVSYFVRAKDAAGNVSVNSNTVTRNGTPGTATNLAVGKPITASSSVFTFVAENANDNSTSTYWEGAGGSYPNTLTVKLGSNADTDSVVVKLNPDSSWGQRTQNIQVLGREQNATGLTSLVAAKDYTFTPGTGNSVTIPVGARVADVQLKFNSNTGSGAGQVAEFQILGDPAPNPDLQVTAVSASPASPVESDAITVSATVRNAGALAAPASTVDLRLSGTKVGSASVGALAAGASATVTANIGPRDSGTYQLSAVADPANAVVESNETNNTFTSATNLVVRPVDSSDLVAASVTTSPSSPSAGQTVTFSATIKNQGTVASAAGSHGITLTLLNSTGGTVKTLTGAYNGTIAPGATSATVGLGTWAAANGSYTVRVVLADDTNELPVKRANNTSTQPLFVGRGANMPYDMYEAEDGVTGGGAQVVGPNRTVGDVAGEASGRKAVTLNNTGNYVEFTTRASTNTLVTRFSIPDSAGGGGINSTLNVYVDGTFLKAIDLTSKYAWLYGNETGPGNSPGSGGPRHIYDEANILLGKTVPAGSKIRLQKDAANTTTYAIDFINLEQATAVANPDPATYTVPTGFTHQDVQNALDRVRMDTTGKLVGVYLPAGDYQTSSKFQVYGKPVKVIGAGPWFTRFFAPATQDNTDAGFRVEAAAKGSSFTSFSFFGNYTSRIDGPGKVFDLSNVTDITIDNIWNEHTVCLYWGANADRITISNSRIRNTFADGVNMTNGSTDNHVVNNDARATGDDAFALFSAIDAGGADMYNNVYENLSATLVWRAAGLAVYGGYRNTFRNIHIADTLVYSGITVSSLDFGYAMNGFGTEPTTIENVSIVRAGGHFWGSQTFPGIWLFSASKVFQGIRINNVDIVDPTYSGIMFQTNYVGGQPQFPIKDTILNDISITGAKKSGDAFDAKSGFGLWANELPEAGQGPAVGEVTFNRLTLNGNAVDIKNTTPNFKIIINP; via the coding sequence CGCAAGCAGACCCTCTCGCTCCAGGGCAGTGCCGACGGCACCAGCTTCTCCACGCTGAAGTCGTCCGCCACGTACTCCTTCAGCAAGGGTGCGGGCAACAAGGTCACCGTCGCCTTCCCCGCCACCAAGGCGCGCTACGTCCGCGCCGACTTCACCGGCAACTCGGCGGGCAAGAAGGCCCAGCTGTCCGAGCTGGAGGTGCACGCCGCCGCGGCGGCCTCGGTGAACCTCGCCCTCGGCAAGACCCTCACGGCGAGCAGCTTCACCCAGGTCTACGGGCCCGGCAACGCCAACGACGGCAACAAGGCCACCTACTGGGAGAGCAACAACAACGCCTTCCCGCAGTGGATCCAGGCCGACCTCGGCTCGTCCGTCGGTGTCAACCAGGTGGTCCTGCGCCTGCCCGACGGCTGGGGCGCCAGGGACCAGACCCTCAAGGTCCAGGGCAGCACCAACAACAGCGCCTTCACCGACCTGACGGCGTCCAAGGCCTACACGTTCAACTCCGCCGGCGCGAACTCGGTGACGATCTCCTTCGACACCACCACCCAGCGCTACGTACGGATCCTCATCACGGCCAACACCCAGCAGCCCGGCGGCCAGCTCTCCGAGCTGGAGGTCTACGGCCCCGAGACCGGTGACACCACGGCCCCGAGCGCGCCCACCGAGCTGACGTACACGGAACCGGCCTCCGGCCAGATCCGGCTGTCCTGGCGGCCGTCCACGGACAACACGGGCGTCACGGGTTACGACATCTACGCCAACAACCAGCTGCGCAGCAGCGTGGCGGGCAATGTCACGACCTTCACGGACAACCAACCCGCGAGCGCGACCGTCGCCTACTACGTACGGGCGAAGGACGCGGCCGGGAACGTCTCCGGGAACAGCAACACCGTGACCCGCGCGGGCGCTTCGGGTGACACGCAGGCGCCGACCGCTCCCGCGAACCTCGCCTTCACCGAGCCCGCCTCCGGCCAGATCAGGCTGGCGTGGGGCGCGTCGAGCGACAACACGGGTGTGACGGGCTACGACGTCTACGCCAACAACACGCTGCGCGGCAGCGTCGCGGGCAACGTCCTCACCTACACGGACACCCAGTCCGCGGGCGCCACGGTCTCGTACTTCGTACGGGCCAAGGACGCGGCCGGGAACGTCTCGGTGAACAGCAACACGGTGACCAGGAACGGCACGCCGGGCACGGCCACGAACCTGGCCGTCGGCAAGCCGATCACCGCGTCCTCCTCGGTCTTCACCTTCGTCGCGGAGAACGCAAACGACAACAGCACGAGCACCTACTGGGAGGGCGCGGGCGGCAGCTACCCCAACACCCTCACGGTGAAGCTGGGCTCCAACGCCGACACGGACTCCGTCGTCGTCAAGCTCAACCCGGACAGCAGCTGGGGACAGCGGACCCAGAACATCCAGGTGCTCGGCCGCGAGCAGAACGCCACGGGCCTCACCAGCCTGGTGGCCGCGAAGGACTACACCTTCACCCCGGGCACCGGCAACTCGGTGACCATCCCGGTCGGCGCGCGCGTCGCCGACGTCCAGCTGAAGTTCAACTCCAACACCGGTTCCGGCGCGGGCCAGGTGGCCGAGTTCCAGATCCTCGGGGACCCGGCGCCCAACCCGGACCTCCAGGTCACGGCCGTCAGCGCCAGCCCGGCGTCCCCGGTCGAGTCCGACGCGATCACCGTGTCGGCGACGGTACGCAACGCCGGAGCGCTCGCCGCCCCTGCCAGCACCGTCGACCTGCGGCTCAGCGGCACGAAGGTCGGCTCCGCCTCGGTGGGCGCCCTCGCGGCGGGGGCCTCGGCCACCGTCACCGCGAACATCGGCCCGCGTGACTCCGGTACGTACCAGCTCAGCGCGGTCGCGGACCCGGCCAACGCGGTCGTCGAGTCGAACGAGACGAACAACACCTTCACCAGCGCCACCAACCTCGTGGTGCGGCCGGTCGACAGCTCCGACCTGGTCGCCGCCTCGGTCACCACCTCGCCGTCCTCGCCGTCGGCCGGTCAGACCGTCACCTTCTCGGCGACGATCAAGAACCAGGGCACGGTGGCCTCCGCGGCCGGCAGCCACGGCATCACGCTGACGCTGCTGAACTCCACGGGCGGCACGGTCAAGACCCTGACCGGCGCCTACAACGGCACGATCGCCCCGGGTGCGACCTCCGCCACGGTGGGTCTCGGCACCTGGGCCGCCGCGAACGGCTCGTACACCGTCCGGGTCGTCCTCGCGGACGACACGAACGAACTGCCGGTCAAGCGCGCCAACAACACCAGCACCCAGCCCCTCTTCGTCGGCCGCGGCGCCAACATGCCGTACGACATGTACGAGGCGGAGGACGGTGTCACCGGCGGTGGCGCGCAGGTCGTCGGTCCCAACCGGACCGTCGGCGACGTCGCGGGCGAGGCCTCGGGACGCAAGGCCGTCACCCTCAACAACACCGGCAACTATGTGGAGTTCACCACCAGGGCCAGCACCAACACGCTGGTCACCCGCTTCTCCATCCCGGACTCCGCGGGCGGCGGTGGCATCAACTCGACGCTGAACGTCTACGTCGACGGCACGTTCCTCAAGGCCATCGACCTCACGTCGAAGTACGCGTGGCTGTACGGCAACGAGACCGGTCCCGGCAACTCGCCCGGCTCCGGCGGCCCCCGTCACATCTACGACGAGGCCAACATCCTCCTGGGGAAGACCGTTCCGGCGGGCAGCAAGATCCGTCTCCAGAAGGACGCCGCGAACACCACCACGTACGCGATCGACTTCATCAACCTGGAGCAGGCCACCGCGGTGGCGAACCCGGACCCGGCCACGTACACCGTGCCGACCGGATTCACCCACCAGGACGTCCAGAACGCCCTGGACCGGGTCCGGATGGACACCACCGGCAAGCTCGTCGGTGTCTACCTGCCGGCCGGTGACTACCAGACGTCCAGCAAGTTCCAGGTCTACGGCAAGCCCGTGAAGGTGATCGGCGCGGGACCCTGGTTCACCAGGTTCTTCGCCCCGGCCACGCAGGACAACACGGACGCCGGCTTCCGCGTCGAGGCCGCCGCGAAGGGCTCGTCCTTCACGAGCTTCTCGTTCTTCGGCAACTACACCTCGCGCATCGACGGCCCCGGAAAGGTCTTCGACCTCTCCAACGTCACCGACATCACGATCGACAACATCTGGAACGAACACACCGTCTGCCTCTACTGGGGCGCCAACGCGGACCGGATCACGATCAGCAACTCCCGTATCCGCAACACGTTCGCCGACGGGGTCAACATGACCAACGGCAGCACCGACAACCACGTCGTGAACAACGACGCGCGGGCCACCGGTGACGACGCGTTCGCCCTCTTCTCGGCGATCGACGCGGGCGGCGCGGACATGTACAACAACGTCTACGAGAACCTCTCGGCGACGCTGGTGTGGCGTGCGGCGGGCCTGGCCGTATACGGCGGCTACCGCAACACGTTCCGCAACATCCACATCGCGGACACGCTCGTCTACTCGGGCATCACGGTCAGCTCGCTGGACTTCGGCTACGCGATGAACGGGTTCGGGACCGAGCCGACGACGATCGAGAACGTGTCGATCGTCAGAGCCGGCGGCCACTTCTGGGGCAGCCAGACCTTCCCCGGCATCTGGCTGTTCTCCGCCTCGAAGGTGTTCCAGGGGATCCGGATCAACAACGTCGACATCGTCGATCCGACCTACAGCGGCATCATGTTCCAGACCAACTACGTAGGCGGTCAGCCGCAGTTCCCGATCAAGGACACCATCCTCAACGACATCTCGATCACCGGGGCCAAGAAGAGCGGCGACGCCTTCGACGCCAAGTCCGGCTTCGGACTGTGGGCGAACGAGCTGCCGGAGGCGGGCCAGGGACCGGCGGTCGGTGAGGTCACCTTCAACCGTCTGACGCTCAACGGGAACGCCGTGGACATCAAGAACACGACGCCCAACTTCAAGATCATCATCAACCCGTAG